One Echinicola strongylocentroti DNA window includes the following coding sequences:
- a CDS encoding SusC/RagA family TonB-linked outer membrane protein, with protein sequence MTQTLRKLRVLLLFMIFTAGWQTIAFGQSREVTGNIISSEDKLPLPGVSVLVQGTTKGAITDLDGNFIINLNEGEDVLTFSFIGFETKTVAVGNQSEISVILSPDMQSLEEVIVVGYGEQKKETVTGAVAAVKGTELAKSPSTNISNSIAGRMPGVVAVNRSGEPGNDGSGIRIRGSNTLGNNDALIVIDGIPARAGGFERLNPNDIESISVLKDASAAIYGSRAANGVILVTTKRGRSGKPELSYQFNQGWAQPTVIPDLANAAQYTQMLNDLSVYELPANEWAAADDAYKTSGVYVRPNGQERAAPFSPEDIAAYRAGGDPWNYPNTDWYDATLKEWSPQSKHNLQLIGGSENVKYLASLGYQNQDAYYKNSATGYKQYDLRINLDAKINDYVSLKLGVLGREEFRFYPTRGAGAIFRMQMRGKPHQPAFWPNGLPGPDIENGENPVVITTNATGYDQDKRDYFQSNGELTIKIPGVEGLKFIGTAAVDKLSRDIKRWETPWTLYERGTGFEDDGVTPVLVPSQRGPADPRLRQEHFNQLNILLGGVFSYEKTFNEDHKLNILAGTNRETEEGDDFFAFRRYYLSTTIDQLFAGGELEKDNGGDAYERARLNYFGRVAYNYKEKYLAEFLWRYDASYIFPEDTRFGFFPGVMLGWVASEEDFFKNAIPGLEFFKIRGSWGQMGNDQVYYDTNGDGTQTLQEYQFLSTYLFDSYIINGVETKTLYESRVPNPAITWEIANNANIGIEGQLLDGKIFFEFDYFYNKRTNILWRKNASVPETTGITLPAENIGEVANSGFDALMGYRGRTNGGFNYSVSVNGGYAKNKILFWDEPPGAPEWQLSTGKPMNTFLVYQYDGVFPDQQSIDNEELDYSSITNELRPGDMKYVDYDNDGAITPDDRVRMDQNNIPLFQGGMNITASYKNFDLSILLQGAFGARQYISAGESGNIGNYLLDIYENRWTVDNPSSEHPRIANRSDQYYSNGNTYWFRQADYIRLKNFEIGYTLPLEIGEKVGLKNLRVFANGLNLFNIMNKLEVMDPESSNSTGQYYPQARVINTGLSVTF encoded by the coding sequence ATGACTCAAACTTTACGAAAGTTAAGAGTCCTCTTGCTATTTATGATTTTTACTGCCGGATGGCAGACGATAGCATTTGGACAGAGCAGAGAAGTGACAGGAAATATCATTTCTTCCGAAGACAAACTACCTTTACCAGGCGTTTCTGTATTGGTACAAGGCACCACTAAAGGCGCGATCACCGATCTGGACGGTAATTTCATCATCAACCTTAATGAAGGCGAAGATGTGCTTACCTTTTCCTTTATCGGATTTGAAACCAAAACTGTGGCCGTCGGCAACCAAAGCGAAATCTCCGTCATCCTCTCTCCTGACATGCAATCACTCGAAGAAGTGATAGTAGTAGGTTATGGTGAACAAAAGAAAGAAACCGTCACTGGTGCGGTAGCTGCAGTAAAAGGCACCGAATTGGCCAAATCCCCCTCTACCAATATCTCCAACTCCATCGCAGGACGTATGCCGGGTGTGGTAGCGGTAAACCGCAGTGGGGAACCGGGCAATGATGGATCAGGTATCCGAATTCGGGGTTCAAACACCTTGGGTAATAACGATGCCCTTATCGTAATTGACGGAATTCCTGCCAGGGCTGGTGGTTTCGAACGTCTCAACCCCAACGACATCGAAAGTATCTCGGTACTTAAAGATGCCTCCGCAGCCATTTATGGTTCCAGGGCAGCAAACGGGGTGATTTTGGTCACCACCAAGCGAGGCCGATCCGGAAAGCCAGAACTTTCCTATCAGTTTAATCAAGGATGGGCACAACCTACTGTCATCCCAGACTTGGCAAATGCCGCTCAGTACACCCAAATGCTAAATGACCTTAGCGTTTATGAGTTACCCGCCAATGAATGGGCAGCAGCAGATGATGCCTACAAAACATCCGGAGTCTACGTCCGCCCTAACGGCCAAGAAAGAGCAGCTCCATTCTCTCCAGAGGACATCGCGGCGTATAGAGCGGGAGGAGATCCCTGGAATTACCCCAATACCGATTGGTACGATGCCACCTTAAAAGAATGGTCCCCGCAGTCAAAACACAACCTTCAATTGATCGGAGGAAGTGAAAACGTAAAATACTTGGCCTCCCTTGGTTACCAAAACCAAGATGCCTATTATAAAAATTCTGCCACTGGGTATAAGCAGTATGACCTGAGAATCAACCTTGACGCCAAGATCAATGATTATGTCAGCCTAAAACTGGGCGTTCTGGGTAGAGAGGAATTCCGGTTCTATCCTACCAGAGGTGCTGGTGCCATCTTCCGGATGCAGATGCGGGGCAAGCCCCATCAACCTGCCTTCTGGCCCAATGGGCTCCCAGGCCCCGATATCGAAAACGGTGAAAACCCCGTAGTCATCACCACCAATGCCACTGGCTACGACCAAGACAAAAGAGACTACTTCCAGTCCAATGGCGAACTGACCATCAAAATCCCCGGAGTAGAGGGATTGAAGTTCATAGGTACTGCTGCGGTGGATAAGCTATCCAGAGACATTAAAAGATGGGAGACCCCTTGGACACTTTATGAGCGAGGCACGGGCTTCGAAGATGATGGCGTGACTCCTGTTCTCGTACCAAGTCAAAGAGGCCCAGCCGACCCTAGACTCAGGCAAGAGCATTTTAACCAACTGAACATCCTGCTTGGAGGCGTCTTTTCGTATGAAAAAACCTTCAACGAAGATCATAAACTAAACATCCTCGCCGGCACCAACCGTGAAACCGAAGAAGGAGATGACTTTTTTGCCTTCCGCAGGTACTATCTCTCTACGACAATCGATCAATTATTTGCAGGTGGCGAACTGGAAAAGGACAATGGTGGCGATGCTTACGAAAGAGCAAGGCTCAATTATTTCGGACGGGTAGCTTATAACTACAAAGAGAAATATTTGGCCGAATTCCTCTGGAGATACGATGCCTCCTACATCTTCCCTGAAGACACCCGATTTGGCTTCTTCCCAGGCGTCATGCTGGGATGGGTTGCTTCCGAGGAAGACTTCTTTAAAAATGCCATTCCTGGACTTGAATTCTTCAAAATCCGTGGTAGCTGGGGCCAGATGGGAAATGACCAAGTCTATTACGACACCAACGGAGACGGCACACAGACTTTACAGGAATATCAATTCCTTTCCACCTACCTATTTGATAGCTATATCATAAATGGTGTAGAGACCAAAACGCTTTACGAAAGCCGAGTACCCAACCCAGCCATTACTTGGGAAATTGCGAACAATGCCAATATCGGGATAGAAGGGCAACTACTGGACGGAAAGATTTTCTTCGAATTTGATTATTTCTATAACAAACGTACCAATATCCTCTGGAGGAAAAATGCCTCAGTACCTGAGACAACAGGCATCACCCTTCCTGCTGAAAACATCGGTGAAGTGGCCAACTCCGGTTTTGATGCTTTGATGGGCTATCGCGGAAGAACCAACGGAGGCTTTAACTACAGCGTCAGCGTAAATGGTGGCTATGCCAAAAACAAAATCCTCTTCTGGGATGAGCCGCCTGGGGCGCCTGAATGGCAGCTATCTACCGGCAAACCGATGAACACTTTCTTGGTGTACCAATATGACGGCGTGTTTCCTGACCAGCAGTCTATCGATAACGAAGAACTGGATTATTCTTCGATCACGAATGAACTCCGTCCTGGGGACATGAAATATGTAGATTATGACAATGACGGCGCCATCACACCTGATGATCGGGTACGGATGGACCAAAACAACATCCCGTTGTTTCAAGGTGGTATGAACATCACGGCTTCCTATAAAAACTTCGACCTGTCCATCCTCTTACAGGGAGCTTTTGGTGCCAGACAATATATAAGTGCTGGAGAATCCGGAAATATTGGTAATTACCTGCTGGACATCTATGAAAACCGCTGGACAGTGGACAACCCAAGCAGCGAACACCCACGAATCGCCAACAGAAGCGACCAGTATTACTCCAATGGCAACACCTATTGGTTTAGGCAAGCTGATTACATCCGATTGAAAAACTTTGAGATCGGCTATACCCTTCCACTGGAGATCGGAGAAAAGGTAGGGCTTAAAAACCTCCGGGTATTTGCCAATGGTCTGAACTTGTTCAACATCATGAACAAGCTGGAAGTAATGGACCCTGAGTCTTCCAACTCAACCGGTCAATACTACCCGCAGGCTAGAGTGATCAACACCGGTCTATCTGTTACCTTTTAA
- a CDS encoding VCBS repeat-containing protein: protein MLKLYPKLACLGLLCSLLMRCSQPEESKAPATQKPTLFTLLPSSQTQITFKNQLTEGLNTNVLMYEYFYNGGGVAIGDVNGDGLDDIYFTGNMIANKLFLNKGQMKFVDITAAAGTAGRNGPWKTGVTMADVNGDGKLDIYVCYSGNLRPEKRKNELYINEGNDENGIPKFSEQAEKFGIAGTSTSTQGIFFDYDIDGDLDLFLLNHNHKSLPILDEASTAAILKEKDPAGSQLFRNDKGIFTEVTEAAGIQNSALSYGLGAGTADINGDGWTDLYICNDYTAPDYLYINNQDGTFTDRIGSSMGHTSHFSMGNDVADINNDGLPDLFTLDMLPESNERQKLLMAPDNYEKFDLKVNLGFHHQYMRNMLQVNNGNSTFSEIGQLSGISNTDWSWSAQFADFDNDGWKDLYITNGYLRDYTNMDFLKFMGDYVQNNDGNIRRQNVLDLVKQIPSSNLHNYMFQNNGNLTFEKVSKDWGLDYSSNSNGAAYADLDNDGDLDLVVNNINLEAFIFENQANQQLSNSYLKIKLNGEEANKFGLGTKVTLYDEGKSLFQEQMPARGYQSSVSPVLHFGLGETEFIDSLQVKWLGGKAQTLRNITTNQLITLNEAEAENQDLGKELPVPLFKETTTPFSVEFTKNQLNDFKRQPLIVNPLSFESPSLAKADVNGDGLEDIFVGAGTGDISKLFIQQKNGQFIAKGTGEFALDKASEDSYAAFADVNADGFPDLYVCSGGYGNYMPADTKLQDRLYLNDGNGNFTKSSASLPEMLTSTSCVTFLDINGDQALDIFVGGRTVPGNYPKIPRSYLLINDGNGAFTDQTNDVAPSLVYPGMITDATMADLNLDGKPELLTVGEWMPVQVYSIDQGKLEEVTSEYFDKPYTGWWNTIHVDDLNGDQKPDLVLGNQGTNTQIHASDNEPASLIYKDFDQNGSLDPILCCYIQGENYPYVTRDELLDQMAKMRTRFPDYKSFASAKIEDIFTDEELKNSKKLTANHLATALFLSTGSQKFSLAKLPTQAQNSPVMAIASGDMDSDGNKDILLCGNIDNARLRFGKYDANYGLLLKGDGKGNFISLPQSLSGFSLKGDVRSILQYGDRWLFGINQKGIVAYAATQNH from the coding sequence ATGCTAAAACTCTACCCTAAGTTGGCTTGTCTTGGTTTGCTGTGCAGTCTGCTCATGAGATGTAGTCAGCCAGAAGAAAGTAAAGCACCAGCCACACAAAAACCAACGCTATTCACCCTTCTCCCCTCCTCCCAGACGCAAATCACCTTCAAAAACCAACTCACTGAAGGACTGAACACCAACGTCCTGATGTACGAATACTTTTACAATGGCGGTGGAGTGGCCATTGGCGATGTGAACGGAGATGGTCTGGACGACATCTATTTTACCGGTAATATGATTGCCAATAAACTTTTCCTGAACAAGGGACAAATGAAGTTTGTAGATATTACGGCCGCAGCTGGCACTGCAGGGAGGAACGGCCCCTGGAAAACAGGCGTCACCATGGCGGATGTAAACGGAGATGGCAAACTGGACATCTATGTCTGCTACTCCGGCAACTTACGACCGGAAAAACGAAAAAATGAATTGTATATCAATGAGGGCAATGATGAAAACGGTATTCCAAAATTCTCTGAGCAAGCAGAAAAATTCGGAATTGCCGGCACCTCCACCAGTACACAAGGTATCTTCTTTGACTATGACATAGATGGTGACCTGGACCTGTTTCTCCTCAACCACAACCATAAATCGCTTCCCATTTTGGATGAAGCCAGTACCGCTGCTATCTTAAAGGAAAAAGATCCTGCAGGTTCACAACTTTTCAGAAATGACAAGGGAATATTCACGGAAGTAACGGAAGCCGCTGGCATTCAAAACTCCGCACTTTCCTATGGCCTTGGTGCCGGAACCGCCGACATCAACGGTGACGGCTGGACAGACCTATACATCTGTAACGACTACACAGCACCCGATTACCTGTACATCAATAACCAAGATGGCACATTCACCGACCGCATCGGCAGCAGCATGGGCCATACCTCCCACTTTTCGATGGGCAATGATGTGGCTGACATAAACAATGATGGGTTACCAGACCTATTTACTTTGGACATGCTTCCCGAGAGCAATGAGCGGCAAAAACTCCTCATGGCTCCGGACAATTATGAGAAGTTTGACCTAAAAGTAAATCTCGGCTTCCACCACCAATACATGCGAAACATGCTGCAGGTCAACAACGGCAACAGCACTTTCAGTGAAATCGGTCAGCTATCGGGGATTTCCAATACAGACTGGAGCTGGTCGGCCCAATTTGCTGATTTTGACAATGACGGCTGGAAGGACCTCTACATCACCAATGGCTACTTGCGTGATTATACCAACATGGACTTCCTGAAATTTATGGGCGACTATGTCCAAAACAATGATGGCAATATCAGACGTCAAAATGTACTGGACCTGGTCAAGCAAATCCCCTCTTCCAACCTCCACAACTACATGTTCCAAAACAATGGAAACTTAACTTTCGAGAAGGTAAGCAAGGATTGGGGGCTGGATTATTCATCCAACAGCAACGGAGCAGCTTATGCCGACCTTGACAATGACGGTGATCTGGACTTGGTGGTGAACAACATCAATTTGGAAGCTTTCATCTTCGAAAACCAAGCCAACCAGCAGCTTTCCAATAGTTATCTAAAGATCAAGCTGAATGGAGAAGAAGCGAACAAATTCGGATTGGGCACTAAGGTAACACTATACGATGAAGGAAAGAGCCTCTTTCAAGAACAGATGCCCGCCAGGGGCTACCAATCCAGTGTTTCTCCTGTGCTGCATTTTGGGCTGGGAGAGACGGAATTTATCGATTCCCTTCAGGTAAAATGGCTGGGAGGGAAAGCCCAAACTCTCCGAAACATCACCACCAATCAACTGATCACACTTAACGAGGCCGAAGCCGAAAATCAGGACCTCGGTAAAGAACTGCCGGTACCACTTTTCAAAGAAACCACCACTCCTTTTTCCGTTGAGTTTACCAAAAACCAACTTAATGACTTCAAACGGCAGCCCCTGATCGTGAATCCACTTTCCTTTGAGAGTCCTTCCTTGGCCAAAGCAGATGTCAACGGTGATGGATTAGAGGATATTTTTGTAGGCGCAGGGACTGGCGACATCTCCAAGCTCTTTATCCAACAGAAAAACGGGCAATTTATCGCAAAAGGAACGGGGGAGTTTGCCTTGGATAAAGCAAGCGAAGACAGCTACGCTGCGTTTGCGGATGTCAATGCTGATGGATTTCCGGATTTGTATGTTTGCAGTGGCGGATATGGTAATTATATGCCTGCTGACACCAAACTTCAGGACCGTCTTTACCTTAACGATGGAAACGGAAACTTCACCAAATCCTCAGCTTCATTACCTGAAATGCTGACCAGTACCAGTTGCGTCACTTTCTTGGATATCAATGGTGATCAAGCACTGGATATTTTTGTGGGAGGCAGAACAGTGCCCGGAAACTATCCAAAAATCCCTCGTAGTTATCTACTTATCAATGACGGCAATGGAGCCTTCACCGATCAAACCAACGATGTGGCTCCTTCATTGGTCTATCCGGGCATGATCACAGATGCCACAATGGCTGATCTTAACCTCGATGGCAAACCTGAACTACTTACCGTCGGAGAGTGGATGCCCGTTCAGGTGTACTCCATAGATCAAGGAAAATTAGAAGAGGTGACCAGTGAATATTTTGACAAGCCATACACCGGATGGTGGAACACCATTCACGTGGATGACCTAAATGGTGATCAAAAGCCCGATCTCGTATTAGGAAATCAAGGAACCAACACACAAATCCATGCCAGCGACAATGAACCCGCCAGCCTAATCTATAAGGATTTTGACCAAAATGGCTCCTTGGATCCGATTCTATGCTGTTATATCCAAGGAGAAAACTACCCTTACGTCACCCGGGACGAATTACTGGATCAAATGGCGAAAATGCGCACGCGCTTTCCCGACTATAAGAGTTTTGCCAGTGCTAAAATCGAAGACATCTTCACCGATGAGGAGCTTAAGAACAGTAAAAAACTCACTGCAAACCACTTGGCAACAGCTCTCTTTCTGAGCACTGGGTCGCAAAAGTTTTCCTTGGCCAAGTTACCCACCCAAGCTCAAAACAGCCCCGTGATGGCCATCGCCAGCGGAGACATGGACAGCGACGGAAACAAGGACATTCTCCTCTGTGGCAATATTGACAATGCCCGGTTACGGTTTGGAAAATATGATGCCAATTATGGACTTTTGCTTAAAGGCGATGGAAAAGGTAACTTTATTAGCCTTCCCCAATCATTATCTGGGTTTAGCCTAAAAGGCGATGTGCGCAGCATCCTTCAGTATGGCGATCGGTGGCTTTTCGGCATTAACCAAAAAGGCATCGTAGCCTATGCGGCCACCCAAAACCACTAA
- the nadD gene encoding nicotinate (nicotinamide) nucleotide adenylyltransferase → MKVGLFFGSFNPIHIGHLIIANVMQDRTDLDEVWFVVSPQNPFKKRKALLHEFDRLRMVELAIEGNYRFRANDVEFHMPKPSYTIDTLTYLSEKHPQYDFKLIIGGDNLTHFHKWKNSEQILGQYGLYVYPRPGESVDYDHPNVRHVEAPLIDISATFIRKSVEAGKSVTYLLPPLVEDYIKGKKFFV, encoded by the coding sequence TTGAAGGTAGGTTTATTTTTCGGTTCTTTTAACCCCATACATATTGGGCATCTGATCATCGCCAATGTCATGCAGGACAGGACGGATCTGGATGAAGTTTGGTTTGTGGTTTCCCCCCAAAACCCGTTTAAAAAACGAAAAGCATTGCTCCATGAGTTTGATCGTTTGAGAATGGTCGAACTGGCAATTGAGGGCAACTACCGCTTCCGTGCAAACGATGTGGAGTTTCATATGCCCAAGCCCAGTTATACAATAGATACACTTACTTACCTTTCCGAAAAGCATCCCCAATATGATTTTAAATTGATCATTGGGGGAGATAACCTGACGCACTTCCACAAATGGAAAAATAGCGAACAGATTCTTGGTCAATATGGACTTTATGTCTATCCCCGGCCGGGAGAATCCGTAGATTATGACCACCCTAATGTGCGTCATGTGGAAGCTCCACTGATCGATATATCCGCGACTTTTATCAGGAAGTCTGTAGAAGCAGGCAAATCCGTAACGTACTTACTGCCTCCCTTGGTGGAAGATTATATCAAGGGAAAGAAATTTTTTGTGTAA
- the gmk gene encoding guanylate kinase, whose amino-acid sequence MPSGKAFIFSAPSGSGKTTIVKHLLSSRSDLGFSISACTRDKRGRHEVHGKDYYFLSPQEFKEKIDQDEFIEWEEVYEGNFYGTLKSEIQRIWDSGKHVIFDVDVKGGLHLKEYFGEKALAVFVKVPSLDTLEERLKDRGTESEESLSRRIYKAKFEMTFEEQFDATLVNDNMEKSFQEAEKLINAFIEK is encoded by the coding sequence ATGCCATCTGGAAAAGCGTTTATTTTTTCGGCTCCATCGGGATCCGGAAAGACGACTATTGTCAAACATCTCCTTTCCTCCCGTAGTGACTTGGGCTTCTCAATTTCTGCCTGTACCAGAGATAAGCGCGGCCGGCATGAGGTGCACGGCAAGGATTATTACTTCTTGTCTCCCCAAGAATTTAAAGAAAAAATTGATCAGGATGAATTCATCGAATGGGAGGAAGTTTATGAAGGGAATTTTTATGGCACGTTGAAATCCGAGATCCAGCGGATATGGGACAGTGGTAAGCACGTCATATTCGATGTGGACGTCAAAGGTGGTCTGCATCTTAAGGAATATTTTGGCGAAAAGGCACTTGCGGTATTTGTAAAAGTACCTTCATTGGATACCTTGGAAGAAAGGCTTAAGGACCGGGGAACCGAGTCGGAGGAGAGCCTTTCAAGGAGGATTTACAAGGCGAAGTTTGAAATGACCTTTGAGGAGCAATTCGACGCAACGCTCGTCAATGACAATATGGAGAAGTCATTTCAAGAGGCAGAGAAGTTAATCAATGCATTCATCGAGAAATAA
- a CDS encoding vanadium-dependent haloperoxidase, whose translation MRRIAPHFLYFALFAALLSCETNKQNTPELPTRYIGEVTQEMTELMIHDVTNPPLAARFFSYACITGYEIVSQNDSTLQDLHGLLNQYPNIKKPSDFPEQSYQLSAVLGMIQTAKSIQPSGTELQGYEDALLDSCRKMGFSENTIDQSLAYGKAMTKAVLEYIKSDGYNLISNYPRYTPLGTPGSWYPTPPGYFAPVEPYFDTVRPFFLDSAAQFKPLAPVAFSEDKDAEFYKITKEVYDVELSEINKEIAAFWDCNPFALQDNGHLMVGMKKISPGAHWMGITNIACQKAALSFTESIKIHTMVATTLMDGFIACWDEKYRSNRIRPETAIRKYIDPTWTPFLQTPPFPEYLSGHSTISTAAAVILTHYFGDNFSYSDTVEERYGLKARNYTSFNQAANEAAISRLYGGIHFMDAITRGQKQGREVGAWVIDKLPSQQGEASTAQALKN comes from the coding sequence ATGAGACGAATTGCCCCCCACTTCCTATATTTCGCGCTGTTTGCAGCACTACTGAGCTGTGAGACCAATAAGCAAAACACTCCTGAACTACCCACCAGGTATATTGGAGAGGTGACACAGGAGATGACCGAGCTGATGATCCATGACGTTACCAACCCTCCTTTGGCTGCCCGCTTTTTCTCCTACGCCTGCATTACCGGATATGAGATCGTGTCCCAGAACGACTCGACACTACAGGACCTCCATGGGCTACTCAATCAATATCCCAACATCAAAAAGCCTTCCGATTTCCCTGAACAATCGTATCAGTTGAGTGCCGTACTCGGCATGATTCAGACAGCAAAGTCCATTCAGCCTTCAGGAACTGAACTCCAAGGATATGAAGATGCACTCTTGGATAGTTGTAGGAAAATGGGCTTTTCGGAGAATACCATCGATCAGTCCCTCGCATACGGTAAAGCCATGACAAAAGCCGTGCTCGAATACATCAAATCCGACGGATATAACCTAATAAGTAATTATCCACGATACACCCCATTGGGTACGCCCGGCAGCTGGTACCCTACTCCTCCCGGGTATTTTGCACCAGTCGAGCCTTATTTTGACACGGTTAGGCCTTTCTTTCTTGATTCTGCAGCACAGTTCAAGCCACTCGCGCCGGTAGCCTTTTCGGAGGATAAAGATGCTGAATTTTATAAAATCACCAAAGAGGTATATGATGTAGAATTGTCCGAAATAAACAAGGAAATCGCTGCTTTTTGGGACTGTAACCCCTTTGCACTACAGGACAATGGCCACCTCATGGTCGGCATGAAGAAGATATCCCCAGGTGCTCACTGGATGGGCATCACCAACATTGCCTGCCAAAAGGCAGCACTTTCCTTTACGGAATCCATCAAGATTCACACGATGGTGGCCACCACATTAATGGATGGGTTTATTGCTTGTTGGGATGAAAAGTATCGTAGCAACCGCATCCGACCGGAAACAGCCATCAGAAAATACATCGACCCTACTTGGACGCCATTTCTGCAAACACCGCCATTTCCGGAGTACCTCAGTGGCCACTCGACCATCTCCACGGCCGCGGCAGTCATCTTGACGCATTATTTTGGAGACAATTTCAGCTATTCGGACACTGTCGAAGAAAGGTATGGACTAAAAGCACGAAACTACACCTCTTTCAATCAAGCAGCCAACGAAGCAGCCATATCAAGGCTATATGGTGGAATACATTTTATGGACGCCATCACACGTGGACAGAAACAAGGAAGAGAAGTAGGTGCCTGGGTCATTGATAAACTCCCCTCCCAGCAGGGTGAAGCCAGCACTGCCCAAGCGCTGAAAAATTGA
- a CDS encoding RagB/SusD family nutrient uptake outer membrane protein — MNKFKNITYLCIFTVGLWILSSCNADFVNTVPLEEVNSEDVWSDPALAEAAVTGAYAGLGQGGFDEQMLASLTDEAIFTHPGRDITVITESRSNPAAPGWINNTLEWGNMYSYIRACNVAIENLSEPLIADQDLVDRLMGEAKFMRAYYSHQLLRYYGAFPIVDRAYELGEDSYEIPRNTWEECIDFIIGDLDEAAALMEGKSMDEGRASRMAALALKSRILLYAASDLHDIPTASSQSSLISGYANPEYLGYTSGDRMSRWQRAKDAAKVVLDNDQGNLLNLSAPVSHEEGIQNYMNNSLSKNGGEEELIFARYFINAKQENGGRQGLFNGPNGYNNWAGNTPIQHFVDDYEMMDGTEFDWDNPAHAEAPYENRDARFYASLLYDGAQWKPRSSANQSKDPLGQIQTGQYEIMQNGSVETHFGLDTRNSSIEDWNGSYTGYYIRKFTNPDPAIVDQNTWQEIPWPFLRYTEAVLNYVEACIELGQEEEARTWLNRIRYRVGMPAINDSGEALMDRYRNERRIEMAYEEQRYHDCRRWMIPEETLGRKANGINIVGEFKPGESLSLYRYDTEIYDYSYQVTPIDPGKENRQWLDKMYFLPIHQNEMNRNAQLVQNPGYTE, encoded by the coding sequence ATGAATAAATTCAAAAACATAACCTATTTATGTATCTTCACAGTCGGCCTATGGATCTTATCCAGCTGTAATGCTGACTTTGTCAATACAGTCCCCTTGGAAGAGGTGAATTCAGAGGATGTATGGTCAGATCCTGCCCTTGCTGAAGCGGCAGTAACTGGCGCATATGCCGGTCTGGGCCAGGGTGGTTTTGATGAGCAAATGCTCGCTTCTCTTACCGATGAAGCGATCTTCACCCACCCAGGAAGGGACATCACCGTCATTACCGAATCCAGGTCCAATCCCGCCGCTCCGGGCTGGATCAACAACACCCTCGAGTGGGGCAATATGTACAGCTATATCAGGGCATGTAATGTAGCCATCGAAAACCTCTCCGAACCGTTGATTGCTGATCAGGACCTTGTGGACCGCTTGATGGGAGAGGCCAAGTTTATGCGCGCCTATTACAGCCACCAGCTATTGCGCTATTACGGCGCTTTCCCTATCGTGGACAGGGCTTATGAACTGGGCGAAGATTCTTATGAAATACCGAGAAACACTTGGGAAGAATGTATTGATTTCATTATTGGAGACCTAGATGAAGCAGCTGCTTTAATGGAAGGCAAATCTATGGATGAAGGCAGGGCAAGCCGAATGGCCGCACTGGCACTGAAATCCAGGATACTGCTCTATGCCGCCAGTGACCTGCACGATATCCCTACGGCTTCCAGTCAATCCAGCTTGATTTCCGGTTATGCCAATCCCGAATACTTGGGCTACACTTCCGGCGATCGCATGTCCAGATGGCAAAGGGCAAAAGACGCGGCCAAAGTAGTGTTGGACAATGACCAAGGCAACTTGCTCAATCTCTCCGCACCTGTTTCCCACGAGGAAGGCATCCAGAACTACATGAACAATTCCCTTTCTAAAAACGGTGGCGAAGAAGAGTTGATCTTTGCGAGATACTTTATCAACGCCAAGCAGGAAAATGGTGGCCGACAAGGGCTATTCAATGGGCCAAATGGATATAACAACTGGGCAGGAAACACACCCATCCAGCATTTCGTGGACGACTATGAGATGATGGACGGTACGGAGTTTGACTGGGACAATCCAGCACATGCCGAAGCTCCTTACGAAAACAGAGACGCTCGTTTCTACGCTTCCCTGCTCTACGACGGTGCCCAATGGAAACCTCGGTCTTCAGCCAATCAGTCCAAAGACCCTCTGGGACAAATCCAGACCGGTCAATATGAAATCATGCAAAATGGCTCGGTAGAAACACACTTTGGATTGGACACACGTAATAGTTCTATCGAAGACTGGAACGGTTCTTACACCGGCTACTATATCAGAAAATTCACCAATCCGGATCCTGCCATCGTAGACCAAAACACCTGGCAAGAGATCCCTTGGCCTTTCCTCCGCTATACCGAAGCCGTGCTGAACTATGTAGAAGCCTGTATCGAACTCGGTCAGGAAGAAGAAGCCCGCACTTGGCTAAACAGGATTCGCTACAGGGTGGGCATGCCGGCTATCAACGACTCCGGTGAAGCCTTGATGGACCGCTACAGAAATGAACGACGCATCGAGATGGCCTACGAAGAACAGCGCTACCATGACTGTCGCCGCTGGATGATCCCCGAAGAAACACTGGGAAGAAAAGCCAACGGCATCAATATCGTGGGAGAGTTCAAACCCGGCGAAAGCCTGAGCCTCTATCGCTATGATACCGAAATTTATGATTACAGCTATCAAGTCACGCCAATTGACCCAGGTAAGGAAAACCGCCAGTGGTTGGATAAAATGTACTTCTTGCCGATTCACCAAAACGAGATGAACAGAAACGCCCAACTCGTGCAGAATCCAGGATATACCGAATAA